One window of Akkermansia biwaensis genomic DNA carries:
- a CDS encoding phytoene/squalene synthase family protein — translation MTQAQTITSKAKSNLAFALIDLPEEERRHMAEFYAFCRTVDDIVDEPGMTPQERHNALNRWIKVINGEQGLELSELEEDIVALIQDLDLDTTPMLHLIEGCRSDISQQQPLTRDELLDYTYCVACCVGLTSARIMGAGEESYPYAIALGHALQMVNIIRDVAEDCNRSNRIYLPKEDMERFGYTLEDLRNGVYSPQLKELLQYEADLAEQFFRDAEEEYNRLSPEDKAALVPAQAMSLIYHTILDKMKAGGFRIFDIRYRVNTFHKLWLLFRTKLDIDPQSYYDKSKAYYDKLVGFLSRPMKKDEK, via the coding sequence ATGACCCAAGCCCAGACCATCACCAGCAAGGCCAAATCCAACCTGGCCTTCGCTCTCATTGACCTTCCGGAAGAGGAACGCCGCCACATGGCGGAATTCTACGCCTTCTGCCGCACCGTGGACGACATTGTGGACGAGCCCGGAATGACGCCCCAGGAACGCCACAACGCCCTCAACCGCTGGATCAAGGTCATCAACGGGGAACAGGGGCTGGAACTGTCGGAACTTGAAGAGGACATCGTGGCCCTGATCCAGGACCTGGATCTGGACACCACACCCATGCTCCACCTGATCGAAGGCTGCCGTTCCGACATCAGCCAGCAGCAGCCCCTCACCCGTGACGAACTTCTGGACTATACGTACTGCGTGGCGTGCTGCGTAGGCCTGACATCCGCCCGCATCATGGGGGCAGGCGAGGAGTCCTACCCGTATGCGATTGCCCTGGGGCACGCGCTCCAGATGGTGAACATCATCCGGGACGTGGCGGAAGACTGCAACAGATCCAACCGCATTTACCTTCCCAAAGAGGACATGGAGCGCTTCGGCTATACCCTGGAGGATCTGCGCAACGGCGTGTATTCTCCGCAATTAAAGGAGTTGCTGCAATATGAGGCGGACCTGGCGGAACAGTTCTTCCGGGATGCGGAAGAGGAATACAACCGCCTCAGCCCGGAAGACAAGGCGGCCCTCGTCCCCGCTCAGGCCATGTCGCTCATCTACCACACCATTCTGGACAAGATGAAGGCGGGCGGCTTCCGCATCTTCGACATCCGCTACCGCGTCAATACCTTCCACAAGCTCTGGCTCCTATTCCGCACCAAGCTGGACATTGACCCGCAGTCCTACTACGACAAGTCCAAGGCTTATTACGACAAGCTGGTGGGCTTTCTGTCCCGGCCGATGAAAAAGGATGAAAAGTAA
- a CDS encoding HAD hydrolase-like protein, whose protein sequence is MFKNLIFDWSGTLVDDLALTLDASNYVFSQYGKPCMNRDEFRAEFQLPYPDYYARVLPQADLNELEDHFRYAFRVSTATVEVLPHAREFLEFCRARGVRCFILTSVDAKEFDIQCRELGMMEYFEAIHAGIRHKDTHIHTLLGQHGLHAHETAFIGDMQHDVETAHHAGITSIAVLTGYNDAAQLSRVKPDIIVPDLLVLRTLMRRYALPSDTQDSINIHGLELDTFIGVPDEERASMQTLKADIAFYPDEALSGLNDDFSKTVCYDSIAQALRAEALAHPRKLVETLAEDLGNVCLEQFGARHVVVTLHKFILPRTDSVSVTVHASRHR, encoded by the coding sequence ATGTTCAAGAATCTGATTTTCGATTGGTCCGGCACGCTGGTGGACGATCTGGCGCTGACGCTGGACGCCTCCAACTACGTCTTTTCCCAGTACGGCAAGCCCTGCATGAACAGGGACGAATTCCGGGCGGAATTCCAGCTCCCCTATCCGGACTATTACGCGCGCGTCCTGCCCCAGGCGGACCTGAACGAACTGGAAGACCATTTCCGTTACGCATTCCGCGTTTCCACCGCCACGGTGGAGGTGCTCCCCCACGCGCGGGAATTCCTGGAATTCTGCCGCGCGCGCGGCGTACGCTGCTTCATCCTGACGAGCGTGGACGCCAAGGAATTCGACATCCAGTGCCGGGAACTGGGAATGATGGAATACTTTGAGGCCATTCATGCGGGCATTCGCCACAAGGACACCCACATCCACACCCTTCTGGGTCAGCATGGCCTTCATGCTCATGAAACCGCCTTCATCGGGGATATGCAGCACGACGTGGAGACTGCCCACCATGCCGGAATCACGTCCATTGCCGTTCTGACCGGCTACAATGACGCCGCCCAGCTTTCCCGCGTAAAGCCGGACATCATCGTTCCGGACCTGCTCGTCCTGCGCACCCTGATGCGCCGCTACGCCCTGCCGTCGGACACGCAGGACTCCATCAACATCCACGGCCTGGAACTGGACACCTTCATCGGCGTGCCGGATGAGGAACGCGCCTCCATGCAGACGCTGAAGGCGGACATTGCCTTTTACCCGGATGAAGCCCTGTCCGGATTGAACGATGATTTTTCAAAGACCGTCTGTTACGACTCCATCGCCCAGGCCCTGAGGGCGGAAGCCCTGGCGCATCCCCGCAAGCTGGTGGAGACGCTGGCGGAGGATCTCGGCAACGTCTGCCTGGAACAATTCGGCGCGCGGCATGTGGTTGTCACGCTGCACAAATTCATCCTGCCGCGCACGGACAGCGTTTCCGTGACGGTGCATGCTTCCCGGCACCGTTAG
- a CDS encoding 16S rRNA (uracil(1498)-N(3))-methyltransferase, producing MARFFLPPSKWSAPVWELRGDEAHHAAKVLRLRQGDACVVFDGRGRAAHAVVAEAPRSSGVLLTPGEECPPAPFLASVTLCQAIPKGANMDLIIQKAVELGVSAIVPLITDRTIVRLNAREAEAKRQKWQRIALEACKQCGQNTLPAVELPVPFAEWLGRGVPDGLNVIASLVPGVRPVRDVLEEARGRSVKKASLLVGPEGDFTEQETAAALEAGFVPVTLGPIVLRVETAAFFGVAAMRYALD from the coding sequence ATGGCGCGCTTCTTTCTCCCCCCATCGAAATGGTCCGCTCCCGTCTGGGAGCTCCGCGGGGATGAAGCGCACCATGCGGCCAAGGTGCTCCGCCTGAGACAGGGAGACGCCTGCGTGGTCTTTGACGGCCGGGGCCGGGCCGCCCATGCCGTGGTGGCGGAAGCCCCGCGCAGTTCCGGTGTGCTTCTGACGCCCGGGGAAGAGTGTCCCCCCGCTCCGTTCCTGGCTTCCGTGACGCTTTGCCAGGCAATCCCCAAGGGCGCCAACATGGACCTCATCATCCAGAAGGCGGTGGAACTCGGCGTTTCCGCCATCGTCCCCCTCATCACGGACCGGACCATCGTGCGCCTGAACGCCCGGGAAGCGGAGGCCAAAAGGCAGAAATGGCAGCGCATCGCCCTGGAGGCCTGCAAGCAGTGCGGGCAGAACACGCTCCCAGCCGTGGAGCTTCCCGTGCCGTTTGCGGAATGGCTGGGCCGCGGCGTGCCGGACGGCCTGAATGTGATTGCCTCCCTGGTGCCCGGTGTGCGTCCCGTGCGGGACGTTTTGGAAGAAGCGCGCGGCCGTTCCGTAAAAAAAGCCTCCCTGCTGGTAGGGCCGGAAGGGGATTTCACGGAGCAGGAAACCGCGGCGGCCCTGGAGGCGGGGTTCGTTCCCGTGACACTCGGCCCCATCGTCCTGCGGGTGGAAACGGCCGCCTTTTTCGGGGTGGCCGCCATGCGGTACGCGCTGGATTGA
- the dnaJ gene encoding molecular chaperone DnaJ, with amino-acid sequence MAKKDYYEILGVSKSATDDEIKKAYRKLALKYHPDRNPDDPSAEEKFKELGEAYEVLSDADKRAAYDRFGHAAFEQGGTGGGGYAGGGGFQDPMDIFAQMFSGMGGFADMFGGGARGGQKRSSKRPGSDLRYDLDITLEEAARGCTKQLEIERLVTCKTCHGSGAREGKEAFKTCPTCQGRGIITQQSGFFVQQSTCPTCHGTGEIISDPCPVCHGEGRVREDSHITIRIPAGVTTGSQLRIAGEGDAGVHGGPTGDLHVFIDVKPHDIFQREGNDLSCTVPVPLALAVTGGKLKVPTLDGAATIKLPEGTQNGMIFRLRGKGVKALRSSEVGDMLVEVEVEIPTQLSKDQTDKLNAFASTLDEKRNQPACVAFADKAARYLKNK; translated from the coding sequence ATGGCTAAAAAAGATTATTACGAAATCCTGGGCGTTTCCAAAAGCGCCACAGATGACGAGATTAAAAAGGCCTACCGCAAGCTGGCCCTGAAATACCACCCTGACCGCAACCCGGACGACCCCTCCGCGGAGGAAAAGTTCAAGGAGCTGGGGGAGGCCTATGAAGTGCTTTCCGATGCGGACAAGAGAGCTGCCTACGACCGCTTCGGCCACGCCGCCTTTGAACAGGGCGGAACCGGGGGCGGCGGCTATGCCGGAGGCGGCGGGTTCCAGGACCCGATGGATATCTTCGCCCAGATGTTCTCCGGAATGGGAGGCTTTGCGGACATGTTCGGGGGCGGCGCCCGCGGCGGCCAGAAGCGTTCCAGCAAAAGGCCCGGTTCCGACCTGCGTTATGATTTGGATATCACGCTGGAGGAAGCGGCCCGCGGTTGCACCAAGCAGCTGGAAATCGAACGCCTGGTAACCTGCAAGACCTGCCACGGCTCCGGAGCCAGGGAAGGCAAGGAAGCGTTCAAGACCTGTCCGACCTGCCAGGGGCGCGGCATCATCACCCAGCAGAGCGGGTTTTTTGTCCAGCAATCCACCTGCCCCACGTGCCACGGCACCGGGGAAATCATTTCCGACCCCTGTCCCGTCTGCCACGGAGAGGGCCGCGTGAGGGAGGACTCCCATATCACCATCCGCATTCCGGCGGGCGTTACTACGGGCAGCCAGCTCCGCATTGCCGGGGAAGGGGACGCCGGCGTCCACGGAGGCCCCACGGGGGACCTGCACGTATTCATCGACGTGAAGCCGCACGACATCTTTCAGCGCGAGGGCAACGACCTGAGCTGCACCGTTCCGGTGCCTCTGGCTCTTGCCGTCACCGGCGGCAAGCTGAAAGTCCCCACTCTGGACGGGGCCGCTACCATCAAGCTGCCGGAAGGCACGCAGAACGGCATGATCTTCCGCCTGCGCGGCAAGGGCGTCAAGGCCCTGCGCAGTTCTGAAGTCGGAGACATGCTGGTGGAGGTGGAAGTGGAAATCCCCACCCAGCTCAGCAAGGACCAGACGGACAAGCTGAACGCCTTTGCGTCCACCCTGGATGAAAAGCGCAACCAGCCCGCCTGCGTGGCGTTTGCCGACAAGGCCGCCCGTTACCTCAAGAACAAATAA
- a CDS encoding nucleotide exchange factor GrpE yields the protein MSDEEQNQNADAGEKEILEQAQGAAAEEQEAVSSLEEELLKWRDSAMRTAAEYDNYRKRMVKEKEECAKFANQRLLEELLPVIDNFEMGMAAASADASSMIYVGMSMVKKQLDEFLASNGVQALDPVVGSMFDHATEEAIQREPSDQPEGTVLRVIRKGYTLKDRLLRPANVVVAHAPEPEPEV from the coding sequence ATGAGCGACGAAGAACAGAATCAGAACGCGGATGCCGGGGAAAAGGAAATCCTGGAACAGGCGCAAGGAGCGGCCGCAGAGGAACAGGAAGCTGTGTCTTCACTGGAAGAGGAACTGTTGAAATGGCGGGATTCCGCCATGCGCACCGCAGCGGAATACGACAACTACCGCAAGCGCATGGTGAAGGAAAAGGAAGAGTGCGCCAAGTTCGCCAACCAGCGTCTGCTGGAGGAACTCCTGCCCGTCATCGACAATTTTGAAATGGGCATGGCCGCCGCCAGCGCGGATGCCTCCTCCATGATCTACGTGGGCATGAGCATGGTGAAAAAGCAGCTGGACGAATTCCTCGCCTCCAACGGCGTGCAGGCTTTGGACCCGGTTGTGGGCAGCATGTTTGACCACGCCACGGAAGAAGCCATCCAGCGCGAGCCTTCCGACCAGCCGGAGGGAACCGTCCTGCGTGTTATCCGCAAAGGTTACACGTTGAAAGACAGGCTTCTGCGCCCGGCAAACGTCGTGGTGGCCCATGCGCCGGAACCCGAGCCCGAAGTTTGA
- a CDS encoding DUF167 domain-containing protein yields the protein MKLALKVIPNAKKSEAAGWEEDPRTGRTLKLRIAAPPVEGKANKAVILFLASWLGIPKSSVILLRGETGRLKVVELPEECAEKLSRLAP from the coding sequence ATGAAACTGGCCCTGAAAGTCATCCCCAACGCCAAAAAGAGCGAGGCCGCGGGCTGGGAGGAAGACCCGCGGACGGGCCGCACCCTGAAATTGCGCATTGCCGCTCCCCCCGTGGAAGGGAAGGCAAACAAGGCCGTCATTCTTTTTCTGGCCTCCTGGCTGGGCATTCCCAAATCTTCCGTCATCCTGCTGCGCGGAGAAACGGGGCGGCTGAAGGTGGTGGAACTGCCGGAGGAATGCGCGGAAAAGCTTTCCCGGCTGGCGCCCTGA
- the hisA gene encoding phosphoribosylformimino-5-aminoimidazole carboxamide ribotide isomerase encodes MTRFRPCIDLHDGRVKQIVGGSLTRDEAGLRTNFVSDRDAAWYADLYRRDGLTGGHVIKLGPGNEETALSALAAWPGGLQVGGGIVPENAEQWIEVGASHVIVTSCLFDAEGKFLQQRLKDLVSAVGAERLVLDLSCRRVSGGWTVAMNKWQTLTELRVTEATLDMLAEHCAEFLVHAADVEGLCSGIDRELVELLGAWRRIPMTYAGGISRIQDFEEIDALSGGALDATVGSALDLFGGRLIRYADLVERQRGETGAEKA; translated from the coding sequence GTGACCAGATTCAGACCATGCATTGACCTCCACGACGGCAGGGTGAAGCAGATTGTAGGCGGTTCCCTGACACGGGATGAAGCGGGTTTGCGTACCAATTTTGTTTCCGACCGGGATGCGGCGTGGTATGCGGATCTCTACCGCCGGGACGGCCTGACGGGAGGCCATGTGATCAAACTGGGCCCCGGCAATGAGGAAACCGCCCTCTCCGCCCTGGCCGCGTGGCCGGGGGGGCTCCAGGTGGGGGGCGGCATTGTTCCGGAAAATGCGGAACAGTGGATTGAAGTGGGAGCCAGCCACGTCATCGTCACGTCCTGCCTGTTTGACGCGGAAGGAAAATTTTTGCAGCAAAGGCTAAAGGACCTTGTTTCCGCCGTCGGCGCGGAACGGCTGGTGCTGGATTTGAGCTGCCGCAGGGTTTCCGGCGGCTGGACCGTAGCCATGAACAAATGGCAGACCCTGACGGAACTCCGGGTGACGGAAGCCACGCTGGACATGCTGGCGGAACATTGCGCGGAATTTCTCGTGCATGCCGCGGACGTGGAAGGGCTGTGTTCCGGAATCGACCGGGAACTGGTGGAATTGCTCGGCGCATGGCGGCGCATTCCCATGACTTATGCGGGCGGAATCAGCCGGATACAGGACTTTGAAGAAATAGACGCCTTGAGCGGAGGCGCTCTGGACGCCACCGTGGGGAGCGCCCTGGATTTGTTCGGAGGCCGTTTGATCAGGTATGCGGACCTGGTGGAAAGGCAGCGGGGGGAAACGGGAGCGGAAAAGGCATGA